The nucleotide sequence GGGATCCAGCCGATCGAGGACCTACTGCCGATCGTGGCGTACAACCCGGTCCGCTTCCGCCTGGTGGCAAACGTCAACCCGCACCTGCACCACCCGCTGGTCGCGGAGGCCGAACGCCAGCTGGACCTGGGCGCGGTCGCGCTCAAACTGCACCCCGTGCACGGCGGATTCGACCCGGCCGACAAGGAGTTCTACCCGCTGTACGCGCTCTGCGCCGAGCGTGGCATCCCGGTCGTCGTCCACTCGGGCACGTCCAGCTTCCCGGGCGGCCGTGCCCGGTACGGTGATCCGCAGCTCCTGCTCGACGCCGTGGAGGACTTTCCTGACGTGCAGTTCGTCTTCGCCCACGGCGGGCGGGGCTGGTGGTACGACACGGCGGCGTTCCTCGCCCTGGCCAGGCCCAACGTCTGGCTGGACCTCGCCGGACTGCCTCCGCGGAAACTTCCCGAGTACTACGCCCGGTTCGGCCTGGCGAGGCTGGCCACCCGGTGGATCTTCGGCACTGACTGGCCGGGGGTGCCCGGCGCCTCCCGCAACATCGCCGCGCTGCGTGCGCTGGGCCTGTCGGCGGACACCGTGCGTGCCGTGCTGTCCGGCAACGCGGCCAAGGTCTTCCCGGGTCTCGGAGTGTAAGGACATGACGATGAGTCAGCAGACAGGTGTCATCGGTGCCGCCCGCGGAGCCCGGCCTTGCGGGGCCGGGCGCCATGACCCGTACCACACCACCCCGGTAAGCCGGGCGGTTCGGTGCGCTGCGGTGCGCCCACGCGATTTCACCTCTCGCCGTGCCCCTCGGCCAGCTCCTCCCAGCGCCGCAGCGCCACCGGAGTCCACTCGGCGTGCCTGCTGTGGAAGAGGTCGGCGGCCTTGGCGCCGCTCCAGTTGGCGGGCAGCAGCTTCGACGGAAGCCGTGGATCGAGGAAGGGGAAGCGGCGCCACTCGTGTACCAGCATGGTCTGTGCGTGCAGGACGGCGTCACCGTCGGTGGGGCGCAGCCCGGTGAACTCGTCGATGAACGCCTCGTAGCGGTCCTCCACCCCGCTGAGGTCCCAGGCGCGGGCCACCATGGCCGCCTCGCTGCCCACCGCGCCGTACGTGGCGGTGAAGGACATCGCGTCGTCGGCGAGACCGAGTTCCTTCAGCACGCCAAGGGCCTCCGCCTCGCGGTCGGCGTGGGGCGTGATCCACACACCGGGCTCCGGGGAGCCGAAGCCGGCCCAGGTGAGCCGCGTGCGCACCCGGTGCCGCAGGTCCCGCTTGGCCTCCGGCACCGAGACCAGGACCACCAGCCAGGTGCCGTCCCAGGGGCGCTCCCCGCTGCCGAAGTCGTAGATGCGCTGCGCGCCCTCGGTCAGCAGCCGCCGCCCCGGTGGGGTGAGCGCCCAGCGCACGCGGCGTCCCATCCGCTCGGAGGCCAGCCAGCCCTCTGCCGCGGTCCGGGCGAGCGACTGGCGGGCCGACTTCTCCTCGACACCGAACATCGCCAGCGCGTCCACCAGGGCGGAGGTCCACACCGAGGTGCCCTTGGGCAGTACGTACTCGCCGAGCATGGTCGTCAGCAGCGACCGCGCGCTGACGTCACCGACCTCCCGGCGCCGGCTGACCACCGGCCGTGCGCTCCCCGCTGCGGCCCGGTCGGCACGGCCCGGTCCGCGCGACGCACGATTCACCATGGTTCTTCACTTCCCTTGCTGCCGGCCGATCCGATGTATCGCGCCGTCGCGTGACACGACGTCATCAGCGTATCCAGGGCGCTCCGGCATTACGTCCCGGAGCCACGCCTCTCCTCAGGGGGCGCCCACCCCTTGTTACACAATATCTTGTCGTTACGGAAAATATCAGTAGAGTGTTGCCGCGTCGGCGAGTCGGCCGACCAGGACGAGCGAGGTGGCAGCCATGCCGGTCTACGCCCTCGGGCCCGACGAGCCGGACATCGATCCCAGCGCCTTCGTCCACCCGGATGCCGTCGTGATCGGGTGCGTGTCGATCGGCGCGGAGGCCAGTGTCTGGCCCGGAGCGGTCCTGCGCGGAGACCTCGGCGGTCGTATCGAGGTCGGCGCCCGTACCAGTATCCAGGACGGAACCGTGCTGCACACGACCGAGCAGTGGCCGACCGTGATCGGACCCGAGTGCGTGGTCGGCCACAACGCCCACCTGGAGGGCTGCACCGTGGAGCGCCGCTGCGTGATCGGGTCCGGTTCCATCGTCCTGAACCGGGCCACCGTGCGCGAGGGTGCGGTGGTCGGTGCCGCCGCACTGGTCCCCGAGGACTTCGAGGTCCCGCCCAAGACCATGGCGCTCGGCGTCCCGGTACGACTGCGCGGGACACCGGTCGATCCCTCCTGGGTGGAGTACGCCGTACGCACCTACCGGGACGCCGGCGCGCGCTATCTGCGTGATCTCCGACGCATCGACCGCTGAGAGCCGTCGACCGCTGAGAGCACGAAAGGTGGGCCCGCCGTGGCCGCGAATCTGCACAGCTACCTCGCCGGTGACTGGTATGAAGCACCCGACAAGGGGCGTCCACTGCTGGACGCGACTACCGGCGCCGAGGTGGCCCGGCCCTCGGAGCGAGCCGTCGACGCCGCAGCCGTGCTGGCAAGTACCTGGCCGCGCACACGGACGAGTCCACGCACTGTCCACCCGCACCGGAGCGACCCGCCGCGACTCCGTGGCTGCGCTGCGACGACCCCGACCGGGCCGAGCCGCACAAGGTCGAGGCGTTCGGCCCTGTCAGCACCCTTCTGCCGTACGACGGGACCGCCGCCCACGCGGTCGCGCCGGCCGCGCGCGGAGAGGGCAGCCTCGTCGGCTCGGTCGTCACCCACGACCCCGGCTTCGCCCGCGAGGCCGTGCTCGGGGCCGCCTCTGGCACGGTCGCCTGCTGCTCCTCGACCGCACCGACGCCGGGGAGTGTCCACCGGCCACGGCTCGCCGCTCCCGCACACCGTGCACGGCGGCCCCGGCCGGGCGGGCGGCGGTGAGGAGCTCGGCGGCATCCGCAGCGTGCTGCACCATATGCAGAGCACCGCCGTCCAGGGGCCGCCCGCCATCCTCTTGACACTCACCGGGCCCCACCCGGTCACGACCACTGAGCCACAGGGCGAGGTGTAACACCATGGCCGATCTCGACGAGCGCGCTTCGGGAACGCACGAAGCCGCCGGCCGGCTGCCGATGGCGAAGTGGGCGGACGGGGCAGCCGTCTCGTCCAGCGGCTGCTGCGCCTTCAGCGCCCGCTCAGGGGGTGCGGATCAGCGCGGTCGGCAGCGCTCGCCGCCCTTCCGCGGCGCCCACGTCGACCGGCAGCACCGTCCCGTCGGACCAGTCGGCGGAGGTTGACGGAAGCCACGGCCTGTTCGGCCGGCAACACTCAGGCAGTGGCGATGGGCAGGACGTCCGGCGAGAGTGCGCCGGCGTGGGCGGAAGCGCTCGTCATGCCGCGGCTGTGGTGACGTCGGCACAGCACCTCGTAGCCGACCTCAGCGGCAGGGCGGTTCACATCACCGACGACGACCTGCTCACCTTCCACCACCATCTCGCCACCAACCGTGCGGGCATTGTGCGTGGCGCGAGCCCCGCACCAGCACATCGCCTCCACCTGGAGCGCCTCTATCCGGTCCGCCAGCTCGATCAGCCGCTGCGAGCCCGGGAAGAGCCTGGCCCGAAAGTCGGTCGTGATGCCGAAGGCGAAAACGTCGAGGCCCAGGTCGTCCACGACCCGCGCCAACTGATCGACCTGCTCAGAGGCCAGGAACTGCGCCTCATCCACAATCAGATAGTCCACCCTGTCGCCCTGCGACATACGCCCCACGACATAGGCGTACAGATCCATCCCCGGCGCCGCCTCGACAGCATCCGTCACCAGACCAAGCCGCGAAGACAGCTTCCCCTCCCCCGCCCGGTCATCGCGCGTAAAGATCACACCCTGTAGACCCCTTGCCGACCGATTGTAGATTCGCTGTAGAGCAAGCGTCGACTTCCCGCAGTCCATGGTTCCGGAGAAGAACACCAGCTCGGGCATGGTGAGTTGAGCACCTTTCGGCGTGGGAGGGCGAGGGGGCGAATAAGGACGGCAGGACGGGCGGCGAGGCTGGGCAGACGGACGGACGGACGGGCAGGGCTTCAGGAGCGTACTTCGAGCAGGGGGACCAGTTGTTCCACGGGGGTCATCGAGCCGTGGTTGCCGACCATCGCCGACTCCTTGGGCTCCCGCTCGGAGGCGATGATCAGGACGTCGTCGTGCGCGGCCGCGACCACGTCACCGATACGGGCGTACACGCGCTCGTCGATGTGCGGGCCGAACCAGCCCGCCGCGATCGCCTCGTCGCGCGAGGCGATCCAGAACTGTTCGCCCAGCACCTCGCGCCAGCAGGTCAGCACGTCCGACTGGGCGCCCGGCACGGCGTACACATGGCGGGCGCGGCCCTCACCGCCCAGCAGGGCGACCCCGGCACGCAGCTCCCAGTCCTCGTCGAAGTCGATGCGGTGCTGCTCGTCGAACGGGATGTCGATCATGCCGTGGTCGGCTGTCACGTACAGGGCCGTGCGCGGCGGCAGTTGCTCCGCCAGGCGCTGGACCAGCCGGTCGACGTGCATGAGCTGACCGCGCCAGGCGTCCGAGTCGACACCGAAGCGGTGGCCCGCGCCGTCCAGCTCGGAGTAGTAGGTGTAGATCAACGCGCGGTCCCCGGCGGCCAGTTGCGCGGCGGCCACATCCATACGGTCCTCGCCGGAGAGGCGCCCGTGGAAGGTGCCGCCGCTCAGCGCGATCTGGGTGAGCGGGGTGTTCTGGAAGGCCGGGGAGGTGACCTGGGCGGTGTGCACACCCGCCTTGTCGGCGAGCTGGAAGATCGTGGGGTACGGCTGCCACCCGCGCGGTGATGTCCACGGCTGCCAGCGGAGCTGGTTCATCAGCTCGCCGGTCTCCGGGTTGCGGACCGTGTAGCCGGGCAGTCCGTGAGCGCCCGGGGGCAGGCCGGTGCCCACGGAGGCGAGGGAGGTCGCGGTGGTCGCCGGGTAGCCCGCGGTGAGGGGGCGGCCGGTGCCGCCGCGCGAGGACGCCAGCAGCGCGGTCATGTAGGGCGCCTCGTCCGGGTGCGCCCTCAGCTGCTCCCAGCCCAGGCCGTCGACCAGGAACACGCAGGCCCGGTCGGCCGCGGTCAGTTCCGGTATGGAAGCGGTCGTCCCGGGGATACCCATGCCCGCCGCGAGGGTGGGCAGGAGGTCGGCGAGCGAGCCGACGCCGTACTCGGGGACGGGGGCGGTGCCGACGGCGAGGGGTTCCGGGTCGTCCCAGGTGGGCAGTGCCATCAGCGGGCGGGGTCCGCGGTCGCCTCGGAGAGGGACTGCGCGAAGGCGAGGGCCTGGCGCACGGTCTCCGGGCCGTCCCCGGCCTCGCTGACCCGCAGGCTGAGGTCGTCCGCCGTCGAGCTGCCCGTGTACCCGTGGTCCGCCTCGCAGTTGGGGTCGCCGCAGGCGGCGGGCTCCAGGTCGATGCGGGAGACGGCGCCCCAGCCGATGGTCAGGACGACCTCGCGGGGCAGGGTGCCCGGTGTGTACGACTCCGGGTTGGCGACGACACGGCTGAGCACGACCGACGAGATCCGGCCGATCTTCACCGACTCGGTCGACGTCGTGGCGTACGGCGTCGGCGAGGTGCTGTCCGCGGCCTGCTCGTCGGTATGGCTCACGATGAAGCGGTTGCCCGTGAGGACGAGGACCGTGACGTGCCGCCGGACCTCGTTCGCGTCGAACGTCGTCTCCTGGTGGACCAGGTACGACTTGATGGCCTCGCCGCCGACAGCGGCCTCCACCGCCTCGGCCACGAGGGCCGGGTAGTAGCCGCTGCGCTCGATCGCCGCACGCAGCCCCTGGGTCGTCGTACTGGTCTTGGCCATGACGTCCATCCTACGGTGGCGCACTGACTGCGAGGGACCGCTCTGCCGTCCCTGTTCTGTCGTGGACGGATCAATGCGCGGTGCCGTGCGCCGTCCGCGAGAGGCCCGCGCGCCGTCGCCGGCACGCCGGAAACACAGCCCTCAGTACACCGGAAGCGTCCTCGGGCCGAGGTCGTCACGGAGGGGCGGGCGGGCGAGCCGGACCGTGGCACCGAGGACGCTCAGGCCGTGCGGGGCGACGACGACCGGCTCCAGCGAGACCGCGACGACCTCGGGGTGGTCGTCGACCAGCCGGGAGACCCGTAGCAGCAGCTCCTCCAGCGCGTCCGTGTCGACGGGGGCGGAACCCCGCCAGCCGAAGAGGAGGGGTGCCGTCCGGATCGACCGGACCAGCGAGGCCGCGTCGCGCTCGGTGGCCGGAATGAGGCGGTGCGCCATGTCGCCGAGCAGCTGCGAGGCGGGCCCGGCGAGCCCGAACGAGAGCACGGCTCCGGCCGCGGGGTCCACCACCGTCCGTACGATCGTGTCGACCCCGCGCGGGGCCATGCCCTGTACGACCGGGCGCAGCTCCTCGGGCCTCCCGAACAGCTCCGTCAACTCCGCGTACGCCCGCCGCAGTTGCTCCTCGTCCGCCAGGTCGAGCCGTACGCCGCCCAGGTCGGCCCGGTGCCGCAGGTGTGGGGCGGTCGTCTTGAGCGCGACGGGGTATCCGATGGCCTCCGCCGCCCGCGCCGCCTCCTCGGGCGTGGGGGCGGGCCGCGCCTGCCGCAGGCGGATGCCGTACCGCGCGAGCAGCGCGCCCGCGTCCCCCGCGCCGAGTGTGAGCCCCTCACCTCCGGCCAGCAGCGCGTCGATCCGCTCGGCCGTCCCCTTCTCGTCGATGTCCTCGTACGCGGGCACCCGCCCCGGCTCGGTAGCCTCCCGTCGCCACTGGGCGTAGTTCACGGCTTCGGAGAGCGCGCGAACGGCACGCTCGGCGGCGGGGTAGGCGGGGATGAGCCGGGAGCCGGCCGGGTCGGAGGGCGCCTGCGCTTCGGGAGGCGCACCGTCGGCGACCGGCACCTCTGTGGGCGCCTGTGTGGGCGCCTCTGTTCTCGCCGCCCCCTCGGTGGGCTGTCGTTCCGCTGGGCGATGGGGGTCCCCCCGCTCCGGCGGAGCCGGGAGTGGCGGAGGGTGGACACCGCCCGCGACGCCGGGCGCCCTCCTGTCACCGACCTGCGGTGCCGTGCTCGCCGCCGCCGACAGCGCCTCCGCCAGCCCACCCAGCTCGACGTGCACGACAAGCACCGGCTTGCACGGATTCGCGGCGGCAGCCGACCGCAGCGCCTCCGCCAGGGCCGCGTCCCCCGGCGACACCTCCCCCAGCGCCGGTATCGCCGTGACCACCACCGCGTCGCACGAGTCGTCGGCCAGCGCCCGCGACAGCGCCGCGTGGAAGTCCCGCGCCGAGGCCCCGGTCGTCAGGTCCAGCGGGGGCAGCGGCCGCAACCCCTCGGAGAGACACGCGTCGTACGTGAGCATCCCCAAAGACTCGGAGTTCCCCAGGATCGCCACCCGCGGCCCGGCCGGCAGTGGCTGCCGGGCCAGCAGCAGCCCCGCGTCGACCAGTTCCGTGATCGTGTCGACCCGGATCACCCCGGCCTGCCGCAGCAGCGCGGACACGGTGGTGTGGGGCAGCATGGTGGCGCGTACGGCATGCCCCTGGGGTGCGGAACCGTGGCGCGCCCCCTGCACCACCACGAGCGGCTTGACCGCCGCCGTGCGCCGGGCGAGGCGGGTGAACTTGCGCGGGTTGCCGATGGACTCCAGATACATGAGGACGACGTCGGTGTCCGGGTCGTCGTACCAGTACTGGAGGACGTCGTTGCCGGAGACGTCCGCGCGGTTGCCGGACGACACGAAGGTGGAGACGCCCGTGACGCCGGTGACCCCTCCCCCGCGCCGGTGGAGCCGGGACAGCAGCGCGATCCCGATGGCGCCGGACTGGGCGAAGAGACCGATGCGACCGGAGCGCGGTGCCTCGGGGGCCAGCGAGGCGTTGAGCCGTACGCCGGGGGCGGTGTTGATGATCCCGAAGGCGTTCGGCCCGATGATGCGCATGCCGTACGTGCGCGCCTGGCGCACCAGTTCGCGCTGGCGCTCGCGCCCGTCGGGGCCGCTCTCGGCGTATCCGGCGGAGACGACCACGAGCCCCTGCACGCCGTGTTCACCGCACTCGGCGACGACCTCGGGGACGTGCCCGGCGGGGACGGCGACGACCGCGAGGTCGACGGGCCCCTCGATGTCGGTGACGGAGCGGTGCGCCGGCACCCCGCCGAGTTCTTTCTCGTCGTCCCGGAGGGCCTTGTTCACCGCGTACAGCCGGCCGGTGAAGCCCGCGTCCAGCAGATTGGCGAGGACGCTGCGGCCCACTCCGCCCGGCGTGCGCCCGGCGCCGATGACGGCGACCGAGCCGGGGGCGAGCAGCCGCTGGACGGATCTGGCCTCGGCCCGCTGCTCCCGCGCGCGCTGCACGGCGAGGGAGCGGTCGGTGGGCTCCAGGTCGAACTCCAGGCGGACGACGCCGTCCTCGAAGCTGCGCTTCTGCTGGTACCCGGCGTCGGTGAACACCTTGATCATCTTGTTGTTGGCGGGGAGCACCTCGGCGGCGAAGCGTCTGATGCCGCGCTCACGGGCGACGGCGGCGATGTGTTCGAGAAGAGCGGAGGCGACACCGCGCCCCTGGTGGGCGTCCTGGACGAGGAAGGCGACCTCGGCCTCGTCGGCGGGGGCGGACGCGGCCATCCCGTCGGCGCCGATGCGGTCGTAGCGTACGGTGGCGATGAACTCGCCGCCCACGGTGGCGGCGAGCCCCACCCGGTCCACGAAGTCGTGGTGCGTGAAGCGGTGGACGTCCTTGGCGGACAGGCGAGGGTACGGCGCGAAGAAGCGGTAGTACTTCGACTCGTCCGAGACCTGCTCGTAGAAGCTGACAAGACGCTCGGCGTCATCGACGGTGATGGGCCTGACGCGTGCGGTGCCGCCGTCACGCAGCACCACGTCGGCCTCCCAGTGGGCGGGATACTCGTGCCGGTCCGACGAGGTCTGCATGGGCCCCAGAGTACGGCTCGCGTACGGCAACGGCGCGGGGCCGTCCGGGGAAGCGCGACACTCGCGCGACAGCCGGTTCGCGGTCCGGCCGTGGGCCCGTTCCGGTGCGTCGCACGATATGGGAAACTGGTCTAGACAACATGGTCTAGACCTCTCTGAATCACCCGAGACACCTGAAGGGCAGCATCACATGGCTGAGCGCCGCGTCAACGTCGGCTGGGCCGAGGGCCTCCACGCCCGACCCGCATCCATCTTCGTCCGGGCCACCACGGCCTCCGGTATCCCCGTGACGATCGCCAAGGCCGACGGGAACCCCGTCAACGCGGCCTCCATGCTGGCGGTCCTGGGCCTCGGCGCCCAGGGCGGCGAGGAGATCGTGCTCACCTCCGACGCCGAGGGCTCGGACGCCGCGCTCGACCGTCTGGCGAAGCTCGTGGCCGAGGGGCTCGAAGAACTCCCCGAGACGGTCTGAACAGACGGGTAGCCGGGTAACCGGGTAGGTGGGGTAGCCGAAACGGAAAAGGCCTGAAAGGCCACCCGCACACACACCGAAGGGCTCGTCCGATTTATCGGGCGGGCCCTTCGCTTTTTCGTCCCGTTTTCGTTCCGCGGGCAGCGGAAAAAATGCCCCGCGGAATTCTTCCTTCTTTGTATACGGCTCCCGTGTTAATGCCGCAGGCTCGGCGTGTTTACGGAATGTTGCGAAGTCCTCACACGCTCCGGGCGTTCCGTCCCGCCGGCCCCGCCCGGAAATCGGAGCCGGTGCACGGCGGTGGCGCGCTCGGTGTGCAGGGACGTGATCGTCCGGGCCCGGTCGCTGTCGCCGCGCGCGACGGCGTCCACGATGCCGCCGTGCTCCGCCCAGGACTCCACGGGGTTGGCGGGTGCCTCGACCGCGTACATCCAGGCGATCTTGTGCCGCAGCTGGGCGAGCGTCGAGGTCAGGGCGGGGCTGCCGGACGCCTGTGCGAGCGTCTCGTGGAACCAGCCGCCCAGGGAGCGCAGATCCTCGCTGGTGCCCCTCCTGGCCCGCTCCTGGCCCAGCCTGACCAGGCCGCGCAACACTTTGAGGTGCGCCTCCGTGCGGCGCTGGGCGGCGCGGGCGGCGCCCAGCGGCTCCAGCAGCATGCGCATCTCCAGCAGGTCGGCGGCCTCCAGTTCGGTCGGCTCGGCGACGCACGCGCCCGCGTGCCGGCGGGTCACCACGAAGCCCTCGGCCTCCAGCGTGCGCAGCGCCTCGCGCACGGGGACCCGGCTGACGCCGTACCGGCGGGCGAGCAGTTCCTCGGTGAGACGGCTGCCGCGCTCGTAGACACCCGCGACGATGTCATCACGGATCGCCGTGCATACCGAGTGCGCCGGAATACGCATACCGACCTCCGCCTTAATCCCCGTGAAACGTCGATAGTTGACGTGTGTTCCAGCGACTCTATTGCAGCGGGCCGGAATTTCCGATGGCAGGCCGGAATCCAGGGATATTTTTTGGACAGGAGGTACGTCACAACGCGAAAAGCCCCGGCTCGGTGAGCCGGGGCCTTCGGGGAAGCGTGGAGCGTCGCGCCGGAGTGCGCCGCGCGAGTTGCGTCAGACGTTCACGCCGTGCGAGCGCAGGTAGGCGACAGGGTCGATGTCCGAGCCGTACTCGGCCGTCGTCCGGGCCTCGAAGTGCAGATGCGGGCCGGTGACGTTGCCGGTCGCCCCGGAGAGGCCGATCTGCTGGCCGGGGGTGACCGTCTGGCCGACGGAGACGCCGATGGACGACAGGTGGCCGTACTGGGTGTACGTGCCGTCGGTCATCTTGATGACGATGTTGTTGCCGTACGCGCCGCCCCAGCCCGCCTCCACGACGGTGCCGGAGCCGACCGCCAGGACGGACGTGCCGGTGGCGGCGTGGAAGTCGACGCCGGTGTGGCTGCCGGAGGACCAGACGGCGCCGCCGGCCTTGTAGCCGGTGGAGATGTACGAGCCGCTGATGGGGGAGACATAGGTGTTGAGGCGCTCGCGCTCGGCCGCACGGGCGGCACGGGCCTTGATCTCCTCGCGCTCCTTGGCGACGGCACGTTCCTGCTCGGCCTTCTCGGCGGCGGCCTTCCTGGCCTCCTCCTGTGCCTTCTTCTTGACCGCGGCCACCTCGGCGGCCTGCTGCTGGGCGGCGGCCTGGGCGTCCACCTGGTCGGCGACCGTGTCGCCGAGCACGATGATCTGGTTCAGGCCGGTCTGCTCGACTGCGGGCTCCTCCGCGGCGAGCGCGGGGGCGGCCAGGGTGCCGATGACACCGGTGGTGGTGAGAGCGGCGACGCCCACGTTCCTCGTGGTCGTGCGCTGTACACGGCCGGGGCGGCGGTGCTTCCCGGGGGCGCGGGTGAACGCCATGAAGTGGGTGGTCCTTTCCTTCCCTCTCGCCTACCGGGTTAGCTGACGGGTTCGGAGCAGGAAGGTCTCCTACGGCCACCCCTCGTTTCGCGTGGCTCGCGAAGGGCACCCGATTCACCCCAGGGACTTCGGTGGGTCCCCGGCTCCCCTGGCTCGCGCCATGCGGGGACTCGGCGATGACTGTCCGGTGCCGCGGCTGCGGCGAACTTCTGACGAACAGCCGGACCGACGCTAAGTGGGCCGCCTTCGAAATAACAAACGGATCACAGGATTTGTTAAGTACGCCACAGGTCAGACACGCAACCTCCGCCATCAATACGGACAAACGTGGGCCCTGGTGACTCTTCAGTCACCAGGGCCCCACAGGCGCGCGTCTTTTCGTCCGGTTCCTACTCGGCCGGTACGACGGTGACTTCACCGATTCCGAGGGCCCTGACCGGCTCCTCGATCTGCGCGGCGTCCCCGACGAGCACGGTCACCAGACGGTCCACCGGGAAGGCGCTCACGACGGCCGCGGTGGCCTCCACCGTGCCGGTGGCGGCGAGTTGGCGGTAAAGCGTCGACTGGTAGTCGTCCGGCAGGTGCTGCTCGACCTGGTCGGCCAGCGTGTTCGCCACGGCCGCGGCGGTCTCGAACTTGAGGGGGGCGACCCCGACGAGGTTCTGCACGGCGACGTCACGCTCGGTGTCGGTCAACCCCTCGGCGGCCAGCGTGCGCAGCACGGTCCACAGGTCGTCGAGCGCCGGACCGGTGTTGGGTGTGTCGACGGAGCCGCTGATGGCGAGCATCGCCGTGCCCGAGCCGTCGGGCGCGGAACGCAGCACCTGGCCGAACGCGCGCACCCCGTAGGTGTAGCCCTTCTCCTCGCGCAGGACCCGGTCCAGACGGGAGGTGAGGGTGCCACCGAGGCAGTAGGTGCCGAGCACCTGGGCGGGCCACACACGGTCGTGCCGGTCGGCGCCCACCCGGCCGATGAGCAACTGGGTCTGTACGGAGCCGGGGCGGTCCACGATGATCACCCGCCCGGTGTCGTCGGCGCTCACCGACGGCACGGTGCTCGGCTTGGCCGCGGAGCCGGTCCAGGCGCCCAGGGTCTCGCCGAGCAGCGTGTCGAGGTCGACCCCGGTGAGGTCGCCGACCACCACGGCGGTGGCTGTCGCGGGGCGTACGTGCCGCTCGTAGAAGGCGCGTACGGCCGCGGAGTCGATGCCCTCCACGGTCTCCTCGGTGCCCTGGCGGGGCCGCGACATGCGGGACGTGGCCGGGAACAGCTGCCTGTAGAGCTCCTTGGCGGCCCGGCGGCCCGGGTTGGCGGTCTCGTGCGGGATCTCGTCGAGCCGGTTGGCCACCAGCCGCTCGATCTCGCTGTCCTCGAACGCGGGTGCCCGCAGCGCGTCGGCGAGCAGCCCGAGGGCTTTCTCCAGCCGTGACACGGGCACTTCGAGGGACAGGCGTACGCAGGGGTGGTCGGCGTGCGAGTCCAGGGTGGCGCCGCAGCGCTCCAGCTCGGCGGCGAACTCCTCGGCCGTGTGCTTGTCGGTGCCCTCGGAGAACGCCCTGGTCATGATGGTGGCGACGCCGTCGAGGCCGGTCGGCTCGGCGTCCAGGGGCGCGTCGAGGATGACCTCGACGGCGACGACCTGCTGGCCGGGGCGGTGACAGTGGAGCACGGTCAGGCCGTTGTCCAGGGTGCCGCGCTCGGGTGCCGGGAACGCCCAGGGCCTGGCGTCGCCGGC is from Streptomyces sp. NBC_01314 and encodes:
- a CDS encoding amidohydrolase family protein, which translates into the protein MIDGEMVVDAHVHAPRLSTLKPAWFEWADTFSGDHPWRDAYDERGDPVPERLDALLESEGVDRALLFCEYSPRATGIQPIEDLLPIVAYNPVRFRLVANVNPHLHHPLVAEAERQLDLGAVALKLHPVHGGFDPADKEFYPLYALCAERGIPVVVHSGTSSFPGGRARYGDPQLLLDAVEDFPDVQFVFAHGGRGWWYDTAAFLALARPNVWLDLAGLPPRKLPEYYARFGLARLATRWIFGTDWPGVPGASRNIAALRALGLSADTVRAVLSGNAAKVFPGLGV
- a CDS encoding PaaX family transcriptional regulator C-terminal domain-containing protein, producing MVNRASRGPGRADRAAAGSARPVVSRRREVGDVSARSLLTTMLGEYVLPKGTSVWTSALVDALAMFGVEEKSARQSLARTAAEGWLASERMGRRVRWALTPPGRRLLTEGAQRIYDFGSGERPWDGTWLVVLVSVPEAKRDLRHRVRTRLTWAGFGSPEPGVWITPHADREAEALGVLKELGLADDAMSFTATYGAVGSEAAMVARAWDLSGVEDRYEAFIDEFTGLRPTDGDAVLHAQTMLVHEWRRFPFLDPRLPSKLLPANWSGAKAADLFHSRHAEWTPVALRRWEELAEGHGER
- a CDS encoding gamma carbonic anhydrase family protein, yielding MPVYALGPDEPDIDPSAFVHPDAVVIGCVSIGAEASVWPGAVLRGDLGGRIEVGARTSIQDGTVLHTTEQWPTVIGPECVVGHNAHLEGCTVERRCVIGSGSIVLNRATVREGAVVGAAALVPEDFEVPPKTMALGVPVRLRGTPVDPSWVEYAVRTYRDAGARYLRDLRRIDR
- a CDS encoding thymidine kinase, producing the protein MPELVFFSGTMDCGKSTLALQRIYNRSARGLQGVIFTRDDRAGEGKLSSRLGLVTDAVEAAPGMDLYAYVVGRMSQGDRVDYLIVDEAQFLASEQVDQLARVVDDLGLDVFAFGITTDFRARLFPGSQRLIELADRIEALQVEAMCWCGARATHNARTVGGEMVVEGEQVVVGDVNRPAAEVGYEVLCRRHHSRGMTSASAHAGALSPDVLPIATA
- a CDS encoding alkaline phosphatase family protein, with the translated sequence MALPTWDDPEPLAVGTAPVPEYGVGSLADLLPTLAAGMGIPGTTASIPELTAADRACVFLVDGLGWEQLRAHPDEAPYMTALLASSRGGTGRPLTAGYPATTATSLASVGTGLPPGAHGLPGYTVRNPETGELMNQLRWQPWTSPRGWQPYPTIFQLADKAGVHTAQVTSPAFQNTPLTQIALSGGTFHGRLSGEDRMDVAAAQLAAGDRALIYTYYSELDGAGHRFGVDSDAWRGQLMHVDRLVQRLAEQLPPRTALYVTADHGMIDIPFDEQHRIDFDEDWELRAGVALLGGEGRARHVYAVPGAQSDVLTCWREVLGEQFWIASRDEAIAAGWFGPHIDERVYARIGDVVAAAHDDVLIIASEREPKESAMVGNHGSMTPVEQLVPLLEVRS
- a CDS encoding DUF5998 family protein gives rise to the protein MAKTSTTTQGLRAAIERSGYYPALVAEAVEAAVGGEAIKSYLVHQETTFDANEVRRHVTVLVLTGNRFIVSHTDEQAADSTSPTPYATTSTESVKIGRISSVVLSRVVANPESYTPGTLPREVVLTIGWGAVSRIDLEPAACGDPNCEADHGYTGSSTADDLSLRVSEAGDGPETVRQALAFAQSLSEATADPAR
- a CDS encoding GNAT family N-acetyltransferase — protein: MQTSSDRHEYPAHWEADVVLRDGGTARVRPITVDDAERLVSFYEQVSDESKYYRFFAPYPRLSAKDVHRFTHHDFVDRVGLAATVGGEFIATVRYDRIGADGMAASAPADEAEVAFLVQDAHQGRGVASALLEHIAAVARERGIRRFAAEVLPANNKMIKVFTDAGYQQKRSFEDGVVRLEFDLEPTDRSLAVQRAREQRAEARSVQRLLAPGSVAVIGAGRTPGGVGRSVLANLLDAGFTGRLYAVNKALRDDEKELGGVPAHRSVTDIEGPVDLAVVAVPAGHVPEVVAECGEHGVQGLVVVSAGYAESGPDGRERQRELVRQARTYGMRIIGPNAFGIINTAPGVRLNASLAPEAPRSGRIGLFAQSGAIGIALLSRLHRRGGGVTGVTGVSTFVSSGNRADVSGNDVLQYWYDDPDTDVVLMYLESIGNPRKFTRLARRTAAVKPLVVVQGARHGSAPQGHAVRATMLPHTTVSALLRQAGVIRVDTITELVDAGLLLARQPLPAGPRVAILGNSESLGMLTYDACLSEGLRPLPPLDLTTGASARDFHAALSRALADDSCDAVVVTAIPALGEVSPGDAALAEALRSAAAANPCKPVLVVHVELGGLAEALSAAASTAPQVGDRRAPGVAGGVHPPPLPAPPERGDPHRPAERQPTEGAARTEAPTQAPTEVPVADGAPPEAQAPSDPAGSRLIPAYPAAERAVRALSEAVNYAQWRREATEPGRVPAYEDIDEKGTAERIDALLAGGEGLTLGAGDAGALLARYGIRLRQARPAPTPEEAARAAEAIGYPVALKTTAPHLRHRADLGGVRLDLADEEQLRRAYAELTELFGRPEELRPVVQGMAPRGVDTIVRTVVDPAAGAVLSFGLAGPASQLLGDMAHRLIPATERDAASLVRSIRTAPLLFGWRGSAPVDTDALEELLLRVSRLVDDHPEVVAVSLEPVVVAPHGLSVLGATVRLARPPLRDDLGPRTLPVY